The window GCCAGCAAGGGACCAGCCAAAGGGATGAAGGCCGTCAACAGTGCGGTGGATGAAGCAAAGGCTGAGCCGACGCCGATGACGTAGCAGAGAACCAGTGCAATGAGGAGCGGGGCTCCGAGCGCCAGGGCTTGTTCGGCGAGGGTGTCGATGACGCCGACGTGCTGCAGGAGGGAAACGTAGGTGATCATGCCGGCGACGAGCAGCACAGTGGACCAGGAGACTCCGCCGATGAAGGTCTGGTGCTCCTTGATGTTGACTAGTGCCAGCAGGAGTCCTGCCGAGAGTGCGACGAAGCCGATCGGCATGTGGAAGCCCAACGCGCAGACAAGCATGGCCACGATGAGTCCCAAGGTGAGGATCTGCTGGCCGCGTGGCCGGGTGGCGCGTGCCTCGAGCTCGGCGTGCTGGCCCGCAGCGCCGTCGCGAAGTTTGCCCAGCATGGCGAACAGCACCACGGTGAGGACTGAGAGGATGAGATTCAGTGCGAAGCTCGCTCCGAAAAGTGCGCCTTGGGAAATCGGGAAGCCGTTCTTTACAGCAATGTCATGCACCAGGACGCCCGCCACGGAAAGCGGGGAGAAGCCCCCGGCGTGTGCTCCGTTGATGATGAATGCGCCCATGAGAACCGGGTGGATCCGTGATTCGTAGGCCAGCCCGATCGCAGCCGGTGCCAGCAGTGCCACCGCCGCGGGGGAGAACGTGCCCAGGGCAGTGAGTGATGCTGCCAGGAGAAAGAATACCCATGGCAGAAGCAGCGTCTTGCCACGAACAAGCCGGACGCAGTTTTGGACGATGATGTCGATGGTCCCGTTCCGCTGGGCCATGCTGAAGAAGTACGTCACACCGATGATGGTGATCACGATGTTTGCCGGGAAATCAGCCAGGATCTCCTTGTCGGTCA is drawn from Arthrobacter sp. 31Y and contains these coding sequences:
- a CDS encoding SLC13 family permease, whose translation is MAKTIFKPAPEAESDIREERSQRPNNRRRILLITVAASVILGLAAILFGGAIFNPAAAPESEPTMTAIQIIPLVILVVMFVVATKWPLNIGVMGLVASFGVGYFMLGMTDKEILADFPANIVITIIGVTYFFSMAQRNGTIDIIVQNCVRLVRGKTLLLPWVFFLLAASLTALGTFSPAAVALLAPAAIGLAYESRIHPVLMGAFIINGAHAGGFSPLSVAGVLVHDIAVKNGFPISQGALFGASFALNLILSVLTVVLFAMLGKLRDGAAGQHAELEARATRPRGQQILTLGLIVAMLVCALGFHMPIGFVALSAGLLLALVNIKEHQTFIGGVSWSTVLLVAGMITYVSLLQHVGVIDTLAEQALALGAPLLIALVLCYVIGVGSAFASSTALLTAFIPLAGPLLATSSLSASGTVAALAIAATVVDVSPFSTDGALVVANARENDRQRVYKQLMMYAGGVVLVAPALAWALLVPTGIM